The following coding sequences are from one Chelonoidis abingdonii isolate Lonesome George chromosome 4, CheloAbing_2.0, whole genome shotgun sequence window:
- the COMMD9 gene encoding COMM domain-containing protein 9 produces the protein MAAVAEEQFAALQILLKASSKDVVRQLCQDCFSSSTRGSSKLIDSTCSNLSVTSEEAAQLICSLHNLTRHIVYRGLSSAEEILSLFPENFHQSLKNLLTKIILENVSVWRSEAQSSQICLPRLVDMDWRVDIKTSSDSIGRMAVPTCLLQLKIQEDAALRGDNPVISAVTVELNKETLDTMLDGLGRIRDQLSAVANK, from the exons ATGGCTGCAGTGGCAGAAGAGCAGTTTGCAGCTCTGCAGATCTtattaaag GCTTCCTCAAAAGATGTAGTTAGACAACTGTGCCAAGACTGCTTTTCTAGCTCAACAAGAGGCTCAAGCAAATTGATTGACAGCACTTGTTCCAATCTGTCTGTGACATCAGAGGAAGCAGCTCAA CTGATCTGTTCTTTGCACAACCTCACCAGGCACATTGTGTATCGGGGCCTGTCATCTGCGGAAGAAATTCTCTCGCTTTTCCCAGAGAACTTCCACCAGAGTCTAAAAAACCTCTTGACTAAGATAATTTTGGAAAATGT CTCCGTCTGGAGGAGTGAAGCACAATCAAGTCAGA TCTGCCTGCCTCGGCTGGTTGATATGGACTGGAGAGTGGACATCAAGACATCCTCGGACAGCATCGGCAGAATGGCAGTCCCTACCTGCCTGCTACAGTTGAAA ATTCAGGAAGATGCTGCCTTGCGTGGGGATAACCCTGTGATCTCTGCAGTGACTGTGGAGCTGAATAAAGAAACCTTAGACACTATGTTAGATGGTCTGGGAAGGATCCGAGACCAACTCTCTGCAGTAGCAAACAAATGA